In Nitrospira sp., the following proteins share a genomic window:
- the tuf gene encoding elongation factor Tu, producing MAKGKFERRKPHVNIGTIGHVDHGKTTLTSALTKICSDKGMATFVSYDQVAKASESQGRRDATKIMTIAISHVEYETDKRHYAHVDCPGHADYVKNMITGAAQMDGAILVVSAADGPMPQTREHILLARQVGVPYIVVFLNKADKVDDKELLELVELEVRELLTKYGFPGDKTPIITGSATKAMEGDQGPLGVPAILKLLESIDTYIPTPQRAVDKPFLMPIEDVFTISGRGTVVTGRCERGIVKVGDEIEIVGFRATQTTVVTGVEMFRKVLDEGQAGDNIGVLLRGTKKEDVERGMVLAKPKSITPHTKFKAEIYVLTKEEGGRHTPFFKGYRPQFYFRTTDVTGVVELNPGVEMVMPGDNVTVTGELISPVAMDQGLRFAVREGGKTVGSGVVTEILA from the coding sequence ATGGCGAAGGGCAAGTTTGAGCGGCGGAAGCCGCACGTGAACATCGGGACGATCGGGCACGTGGACCACGGCAAGACGACGTTGACCAGTGCGTTGACGAAGATCTGCTCGGACAAGGGCATGGCGACCTTCGTGAGCTACGATCAGGTGGCCAAGGCGAGCGAGAGCCAGGGCCGGCGCGATGCGACGAAGATCATGACGATTGCCATCAGCCACGTGGAGTACGAGACCGACAAGCGGCACTATGCCCACGTGGACTGCCCGGGGCACGCCGACTACGTCAAGAACATGATCACCGGGGCGGCCCAGATGGACGGGGCGATTCTCGTGGTCAGCGCGGCCGATGGGCCCATGCCCCAGACCCGCGAGCACATTCTGTTGGCCCGCCAGGTGGGCGTCCCCTACATTGTCGTGTTCCTCAACAAGGCCGACAAGGTGGACGACAAGGAGCTTCTGGAGCTGGTCGAACTGGAGGTCCGCGAACTGCTTACCAAGTACGGGTTCCCGGGGGACAAGACTCCTATCATCACGGGCTCGGCCACCAAGGCCATGGAGGGCGATCAGGGCCCCTTGGGCGTGCCTGCCATCCTGAAACTCCTGGAGTCAATCGATACCTACATCCCGACCCCCCAGCGGGCGGTCGACAAGCCCTTCCTGATGCCCATCGAAGACGTCTTTACGATCAGCGGCCGCGGCACCGTGGTAACGGGGCGCTGCGAGCGGGGCATTGTCAAGGTGGGCGACGAAATCGAGATCGTGGGGTTCCGGGCCACCCAGACCACGGTGGTGACCGGCGTGGAGATGTTCCGCAAGGTGCTCGACGAGGGGCAGGCCGGTGACAACATCGGCGTGCTGCTCCGGGGCACCAAGAAGGAAGACGTGGAGCGAGGCATGGTGCTGGCCAAGCCCAAGAGCATCACCCCACATACGAAGTTCAAGGCCGAGATCTACGTACTCACCAAGGAAGAGGGCGGCCGTCATACCCCCTTCTTCAAGGGCTACCGGCCGCAGTTCTACTTCCGGACAACCGACGTCACGGGCGTCGTGGAGCTCAACCCGGGGGTGGAGATGGTCATGCCGGGGGATAACGTGACGGTGACGGGCGAGCTCATCAGCCCGGTGGCCATGGATCAGGGGCTACGCTTCGCAGTGCGCGAGGGCGGCAAGACCGTCGGCTCCGGCGTCGTTACAGAAATCCTGGCCTAA
- the fusA gene encoding elongation factor G gives MARQAPLDRTRNIGIMAHIDAGKTTTTERILYYTGVSHRMGEVHDGAATMDWMEQERERGITITAAATTCFWKDQRINIIDTPGHVDFTIEVERSLRVLDGAVAVFDSVQGVEPQSETVWRQADKYSVPRIAFMNKMDRIGADFYASVKSMVERLGAKPVPIQIPIGREAEFRGSIDLVQMKAFFYDDETLGAKYEVRDIPANLADQAKEYREKMLDAVAEFDDQAMEKYLNGQALSVEEVMRALRAGTIKMQITPVICGSAFKNKGVQQLLDAVVDYLPSPLDIPPVVGVEPGADKEIKRSVSDSEPFSALAFKIMTDPFAGQLTFFRVYSGTLKTGTSVLNVTKNSRERIGRLLKMHANKREEITEVYAGDIAAAVGLKGATTGDTLSDEKNAILLEVMKFPEPVIAMAIEPKTKADQEKMAVALQKLAQEDPSFRVKTDEETGQTIIAGMGELHLEIIVDRMLREFKVEANVGKPEVAYRETIRRPADAEGKYIKQTGGRGQYGHACITVEPSEPGKGFEFVNKIVGGAVPREYIPAIEKGIKERMETGVLAGYPMRDVRVTLTDGSYHDVDSNEMAFKIAGSMAFQDACKRADPVLLEPIMKVEVLVPQEFMGDIIGNLNGRRGKIHGMKVRAGSQAIDAAVPLSTMFGYATDLRSRTQGRATYSMEFDRYEQVPRQIADEIVAKNRGE, from the coding sequence ATGGCACGGCAGGCACCATTAGACCGGACGCGGAACATCGGCATCATGGCGCACATTGATGCCGGGAAGACCACGACCACGGAGCGCATCCTGTACTACACCGGGGTGTCGCACCGTATGGGCGAGGTCCACGACGGCGCCGCCACGATGGACTGGATGGAGCAGGAGCGGGAACGCGGCATCACGATCACGGCGGCCGCAACCACCTGTTTCTGGAAGGACCAGCGCATCAACATCATCGATACGCCCGGCCACGTGGATTTTACGATTGAAGTGGAGCGGTCCCTGCGGGTGCTCGACGGAGCCGTGGCGGTGTTTGATTCTGTGCAGGGCGTGGAGCCGCAGTCCGAGACGGTCTGGCGGCAGGCGGACAAGTACAGCGTGCCGCGCATCGCGTTCATGAACAAGATGGACCGCATCGGCGCGGATTTTTACGCCAGCGTGAAGTCTATGGTGGAGCGTTTGGGGGCCAAGCCGGTGCCAATCCAGATTCCGATCGGACGTGAAGCGGAATTCCGTGGCTCGATCGATCTTGTGCAGATGAAGGCGTTCTTCTATGACGACGAGACGCTTGGTGCAAAATACGAAGTGCGAGACATCCCGGCCAACCTGGCCGACCAGGCCAAGGAATATCGCGAGAAGATGCTTGATGCGGTGGCCGAGTTCGATGATCAGGCGATGGAAAAATATCTGAACGGTCAGGCGCTCTCAGTTGAAGAGGTCATGCGGGCGCTTCGTGCGGGGACGATCAAGATGCAGATCACGCCCGTGATCTGCGGCTCGGCGTTCAAGAACAAGGGCGTGCAGCAATTGCTGGACGCCGTCGTGGATTATTTGCCCTCGCCGCTGGACATTCCGCCTGTGGTCGGGGTCGAGCCAGGGGCGGACAAGGAGATCAAGCGCTCGGTTAGCGACAGTGAGCCCTTTTCCGCGCTGGCTTTCAAGATCATGACCGATCCCTTCGCTGGTCAGTTGACGTTCTTCCGTGTTTACTCGGGCACACTCAAAACGGGGACGTCGGTGCTGAATGTGACCAAGAATTCCCGCGAGCGAATTGGGCGCTTGCTGAAGATGCACGCGAACAAACGCGAGGAAATCACCGAGGTTTACGCCGGCGACATCGCTGCGGCTGTCGGGCTCAAGGGCGCGACGACGGGCGATACACTGAGCGACGAGAAGAACGCCATTTTGCTGGAAGTGATGAAATTTCCGGAGCCGGTCATCGCGATGGCGATCGAGCCCAAGACGAAGGCCGATCAGGAGAAGATGGCAGTGGCGCTCCAGAAGCTGGCGCAGGAAGATCCCTCGTTCCGGGTCAAGACCGACGAGGAGACTGGCCAGACGATCATCGCGGGCATGGGCGAATTGCACTTGGAAATCATCGTGGACCGCATGCTGCGCGAGTTCAAGGTCGAAGCTAATGTCGGCAAGCCTGAGGTGGCGTACCGTGAAACCATCCGGCGTCCGGCCGATGCGGAAGGTAAATATATCAAGCAGACCGGTGGACGCGGCCAGTACGGCCATGCGTGCATCACGGTCGAGCCGTCGGAGCCGGGCAAGGGATTCGAGTTCGTCAATAAGATCGTCGGGGGCGCCGTTCCGAGGGAATACATCCCGGCGATCGAAAAGGGCATCAAGGAACGAATGGAAACAGGCGTGCTGGCCGGCTATCCAATGCGTGACGTGCGTGTGACACTCACTGACGGGTCATATCACGATGTGGACTCGAACGAAATGGCGTTCAAGATCGCTGGTTCCATGGCGTTCCAGGATGCCTGCAAGCGGGCCGATCCGGTGCTGCTGGAGCCGATCATGAAGGTGGAAGTGCTGGTCCCGCAGGAATTTATGGGGGACATCATCGGCAACCTAAACGGCCGGCGCGGAAAGATTCATGGCATGAAGGTGCGTGCGGGTTCGCAGGCGATCGATGCGGCGGTGCCACTGAGCACCATGTTTGGCTATGCGACGGACCTCCGGTCCCGCACGCAGGGCCGGGCCACCTACAGCATGGAATTTGACCGGTACGAGCAAGTGCCAAGACAGATTGCGGATGAAATCGTCGCCAAGAACCGCGGCGAGTAG
- the rpsG gene encoding 30S ribosomal protein S7: MPRHRIFGQRDVNPDARYHDKMVTKFINVLMSKGKKSTAERVCYGAFDLVEEKTGGDPLKVFRSAVDNVKPAVEVKSRRVGGASYQVPVEIRPVRRMALAFRWIAEYSRARGGRSMSEKLAGELLDAANNTGASVKKREDVHRMAEANRAFAHYRW; encoded by the coding sequence ATGCCGAGACACAGAATATTTGGACAGCGTGACGTAAACCCGGATGCGCGCTATCACGACAAGATGGTGACCAAGTTTATCAATGTCCTAATGTCAAAGGGGAAGAAGAGCACGGCCGAGCGAGTGTGTTACGGCGCCTTTGATCTGGTAGAGGAAAAGACAGGCGGAGATCCGCTCAAAGTCTTCCGGTCTGCGGTGGACAACGTGAAGCCGGCGGTGGAAGTCAAGTCGCGCCGCGTGGGTGGGGCGTCGTACCAGGTTCCGGTGGAAATTCGTCCGGTCCGTCGCATGGCGCTGGCGTTCCGTTGGATCGCTGAATATTCAAGGGCCAGAGGCGGCAGGAGTATGTCCGAGAAGCTGGCCGGAGAATTACTCGACGCGGCCAACAACACCGGCGCGTCGGTGAAAAAGCGGGAAGACGTACATCGCATGGCGGAGGCGAATAGGGCCTTCGCGCATTATCGCTGGTAG
- a CDS encoding 30S ribosomal protein S12: MPTINQLVRHGRVLSQSKTKSPALKRCPQRRGVCVRVYTSTPKKPNSAIRKVARVRLTNGMEVTTYIPGVGHNLQEHSIVLVRGGRVKDLPGVRYHIVRGTLDAAGVANRKQGRSKYGAKRPK; this comes from the coding sequence ATGCCGACCATTAATCAGCTCGTGCGTCATGGACGGGTGCTGTCGCAGAGCAAGACCAAGAGCCCTGCGCTGAAGCGGTGTCCGCAGAGGCGGGGGGTGTGCGTCCGCGTCTATACCTCGACGCCGAAGAAGCCGAACTCGGCTATTCGGAAGGTGGCACGCGTACGGCTTACGAACGGGATGGAAGTGACGACGTACATCCCAGGCGTGGGGCACAATCTCCAGGAGCACTCGATCGTGCTCGTGCGCGGAGGCCGCGTGAAGGACCTGCCGGGCGTTCGGTATCACATTGTCCGGGGTACGCTCGATGCCGCCGGTGTGGCCAATCGCAAGCAGGGGCGGTCGAAGTACGGCGCCAAGCGGCCCAAGTAA
- the rpoC gene encoding DNA-directed RNA polymerase subunit beta' → MEGIYTLFEKPRDSVSFDAMRIRIASPDKIRSWSYGEVKKPETINYRSFKPEKDGLFCAKIFGPTKDWECNCGKYKRMKHRGIVCDKCGVEVVQSKVRRERMGHIELAAPVAHIWFLKGVPSRIGTLLDISLKHLEKVLYFESYVVVDGGGIKGLKEKDLLAEDKLRELQAEHGSSAFKAGIGAEAIRELLRKVDIDAEWTDLQAKAKGVLSATLKKKYAKRLKVLEAFRRSGNKPEWMVMDVVPVLPPELRPLVPLDGGRFATSDLNDLYRRVINRNNRLKRLMELRAPGVIIRNEMRMLQEAVDALFDNGRRGRAIRGPNKRPLKSLSDMLKGKQGRFRQNLLGKRVDYSGRSVIVVGPELRLNQCGLPKKMALELFKPFIFHKLEERGAATTIKSAKRLVEKERPEVWDVLDEVIREHPVLLNRAPTLHRLGIQAFDPVLVEGKAIRLHPLVCAAFNADFDGDQMAVHVPLSAEAQVEARVLMMSINNILSPANGRPIAVPSQDMVLGCYWLTKERAGAKGENKVFASPKEVRMAYDLGEAEEHARIKVRINNAMVSTTVGRVLLSEILPPSMPFSCANQLMTKKEMTKLIDAVYRQAGHKDTVMLLDRIKDIGFAYATKAGMSICIDNMHIPAKKESLISKAQTEVNEIEKQYAEGLITNGERYNKVIDIWAHVTEQVANEMMKELGAGGAATAPEAFNPIFMMADSGARGSSQQIRQLGGMRGLMAKPSGEIIETPITANFREGLTVLQYFISTHGARKGLADTALKTANSGYLTRRLVDIAQDVIINEDDCGTTDGIEVTALIEGGEIIQPIEDRILGRIAAEDVHDPLTGEIIIKANEELDEERTKSIVEAGVDRVKIRSVLTCVARRGVCRKCYGRDLSRGRLVERGEPVGVIAAQSIGEPGTQLTMRTFHIGGTASKVVEQTVLEAKHAGSMKYMSFDAKKNADVHNAGIAVKNKEGEWVVMNRNAKIAIYDENGREREKYPVVYGARIKLKDGGSVTLGQKLVEWDPYSLSILTEVGGRVAFGDIVEGVTMKEEFDEVTGLSRKVVIEHTGATTLRPRISIKDDGGKTAKVSSTGSVARYLLPVGAHIFVEKGATLHPGDVLAKIPRETTKTKDITGGLPRVAELFEARKPKEQAVISEIDGEVSYGGFVKGMRKVMVDNKVGDVKEYFIPKGKHVNVHEGDWVRAGEPLMDGSANPHDILDVLGPKELQKYLVDEVQDVYRLQGVSINDKHIEIIVRQMLRKVRIEDTGDTEFLPGSQVHKFAFEDENERVLTKDGTPAVGKPVLLGITKAALTTDSFISAASFQETTRVLTEAAINGREDMLMGLKENVIVGRLIPAGTGFAEYRDTFVISPKDEPLALEKEAVGIGHDGATGESGSGE, encoded by the coding sequence TTGGAAGGCATCTACACACTGTTCGAAAAACCGCGCGACTCCGTGTCGTTTGACGCCATGCGTATCCGCATCGCGTCGCCGGATAAGATTCGGTCGTGGTCGTACGGCGAAGTGAAGAAGCCGGAGACCATCAACTACCGCTCCTTCAAGCCTGAGAAGGATGGTCTGTTCTGCGCCAAGATTTTCGGGCCGACCAAGGATTGGGAGTGTAATTGCGGTAAGTATAAGCGGATGAAGCACCGCGGCATCGTCTGCGACAAGTGCGGTGTTGAAGTCGTTCAGTCGAAAGTGCGCCGCGAGCGCATGGGACATATTGAATTAGCCGCGCCGGTCGCACACATCTGGTTTCTTAAGGGCGTCCCGTCGCGCATCGGGACGCTACTCGACATAAGCCTCAAGCATCTCGAAAAGGTGCTCTACTTCGAAAGCTATGTGGTTGTGGACGGAGGTGGCATCAAGGGGCTCAAGGAAAAAGATCTGCTGGCTGAGGACAAGCTCCGGGAGTTGCAGGCCGAGCACGGCTCGAGCGCCTTCAAGGCAGGCATCGGCGCGGAAGCGATCCGTGAGCTGCTGCGAAAGGTGGATATCGATGCGGAGTGGACCGATCTGCAGGCCAAGGCCAAGGGAGTGCTGTCAGCCACGCTGAAGAAGAAATACGCGAAGCGGCTGAAAGTGCTGGAGGCGTTCCGCCGGTCCGGGAACAAGCCCGAGTGGATGGTGATGGATGTCGTCCCGGTGCTGCCGCCGGAACTGCGTCCGCTCGTGCCGCTCGACGGCGGGCGATTTGCGACCTCGGATCTGAACGATCTCTATCGACGTGTGATCAATCGGAACAACCGTCTGAAGCGCCTCATGGAGCTGCGCGCGCCGGGGGTGATCATCCGAAACGAAATGCGCATGCTGCAGGAAGCGGTGGACGCGCTATTCGACAACGGCCGGCGCGGCCGCGCCATCCGCGGGCCGAACAAGCGTCCGCTCAAGTCGCTGAGCGACATGCTCAAGGGCAAGCAGGGCCGGTTCCGTCAGAACCTGCTTGGCAAGCGCGTGGACTATTCGGGGCGGTCTGTCATCGTGGTGGGCCCCGAGCTGCGGCTCAATCAATGCGGTCTGCCGAAGAAGATGGCGCTTGAGCTTTTCAAGCCATTCATCTTCCACAAGCTGGAAGAGCGCGGCGCGGCCACAACGATCAAGAGCGCCAAGCGGCTTGTCGAGAAGGAACGTCCGGAAGTGTGGGATGTGCTCGACGAGGTCATTCGCGAGCATCCGGTCCTCCTGAACCGGGCGCCAACGCTGCACCGGTTGGGCATTCAGGCTTTCGATCCCGTTCTGGTCGAGGGGAAGGCTATCCGGCTGCATCCGCTGGTCTGCGCGGCGTTCAACGCGGACTTCGACGGCGACCAGATGGCGGTCCACGTGCCGCTGTCAGCAGAGGCGCAGGTCGAGGCGCGCGTACTGATGATGTCGATCAATAACATCCTGTCGCCTGCGAACGGCCGGCCAATCGCGGTACCGTCTCAAGACATGGTGCTTGGTTGTTACTGGCTGACCAAGGAGCGGGCCGGCGCCAAGGGTGAAAACAAGGTCTTTGCATCACCGAAGGAAGTACGGATGGCCTATGATTTGGGCGAAGCGGAGGAGCACGCTCGGATCAAGGTACGGATTAATAACGCGATGGTGTCGACCACGGTTGGGCGGGTTCTGCTGAGCGAGATCCTGCCTCCGTCCATGCCGTTCTCCTGCGCCAATCAGCTGATGACCAAGAAGGAGATGACCAAGCTCATTGACGCGGTGTACCGGCAGGCTGGCCACAAGGACACCGTGATGCTGCTGGACCGCATCAAAGACATCGGGTTCGCCTACGCGACCAAGGCGGGCATGTCAATCTGCATCGACAATATGCACATTCCGGCCAAGAAGGAGAGCCTGATCTCAAAGGCCCAGACAGAGGTCAACGAAATTGAAAAGCAGTATGCCGAGGGGCTGATCACCAACGGCGAGCGGTACAACAAGGTGATCGACATCTGGGCCCACGTCACGGAGCAGGTGGCCAACGAGATGATGAAGGAACTGGGCGCAGGTGGCGCCGCGACGGCACCCGAAGCATTCAACCCCATTTTCATGATGGCCGATTCGGGCGCACGCGGGAGTTCGCAGCAGATCCGCCAGTTAGGCGGGATGCGCGGATTAATGGCCAAGCCCTCCGGTGAAATCATCGAGACGCCGATTACGGCGAATTTTCGCGAAGGGCTGACCGTACTGCAGTACTTCATCTCGACGCACGGCGCCCGGAAGGGTTTGGCCGACACCGCGTTGAAGACAGCAAACTCCGGCTATCTGACGCGCCGGCTGGTCGACATCGCACAGGACGTCATCATCAATGAGGACGATTGCGGAACGACCGATGGCATTGAAGTGACGGCACTCATTGAGGGCGGCGAGATCATCCAGCCGATCGAAGATCGTATTCTCGGACGCATCGCGGCAGAGGACGTGCACGATCCGCTCACAGGCGAGATCATCATCAAGGCGAACGAGGAGCTTGACGAGGAGCGCACGAAGAGCATCGTCGAGGCCGGCGTGGACCGGGTGAAGATCCGGTCAGTGCTGACTTGTGTGGCGCGCCGGGGCGTGTGCAGGAAGTGCTATGGGCGCGATCTGTCCCGCGGCCGCCTGGTCGAGCGCGGAGAGCCAGTTGGCGTGATTGCCGCGCAGTCCATTGGCGAGCCGGGCACGCAGCTCACGATGCGGACCTTCCACATCGGCGGTACGGCCAGCAAGGTCGTTGAACAAACAGTACTCGAAGCGAAGCATGCCGGGAGCATGAAGTACATGAGCTTCGATGCGAAGAAGAATGCGGACGTGCACAACGCCGGCATCGCGGTCAAGAACAAGGAAGGCGAGTGGGTCGTGATGAATCGCAATGCCAAGATTGCCATCTACGACGAGAACGGCCGGGAGCGTGAAAAGTATCCCGTGGTCTATGGTGCCAGGATCAAGCTGAAAGACGGCGGTAGCGTCACGCTCGGTCAAAAACTGGTCGAGTGGGATCCCTACTCGCTCTCAATCCTGACGGAGGTCGGTGGCAGAGTGGCGTTCGGCGATATCGTCGAGGGCGTCACAATGAAGGAAGAGTTTGATGAGGTCACCGGGCTCTCGCGTAAAGTGGTCATTGAGCATACTGGAGCCACGACGCTGCGACCGCGCATTTCCATCAAGGATGATGGCGGCAAAACCGCAAAGGTGTCGTCGACCGGGTCCGTGGCGCGATATCTGTTGCCGGTGGGCGCTCACATTTTCGTGGAAAAGGGCGCAACGTTGCATCCGGGCGACGTGCTGGCAAAAATTCCACGCGAAACGACTAAGACCAAAGATATCACCGGTGGTCTGCCGCGCGTGGCCGAACTTTTCGAGGCACGCAAGCCGAAGGAGCAGGCGGTTATCAGCGAGATCGACGGAGAAGTGTCTTATGGCGGGTTCGTTAAGGGTATGCGCAAGGTCATGGTGGACAACAAGGTTGGGGATGTGAAGGAGTACTTCATCCCTAAGGGCAAGCACGTCAACGTGCACGAGGGCGACTGGGTGCGTGCGGGCGAGCCCCTGATGGATGGGTCGGCCAATCCGCATGACATCCTCGACGTGCTTGGACCGAAGGAGCTGCAGAAGTATCTGGTGGACGAGGTGCAGGATGTCTACCGGCTGCAGGGAGTGTCCATCAACGACAAGCATATCGAGATTATCGTGCGGCAGATGCTGCGCAAGGTCCGCATTGAGGATACTGGGGATACGGAATTCCTGCCCGGCAGTCAGGTGCATAAGTTCGCGTTCGAGGATGAGAACGAGCGGGTACTGACCAAGGACGGCACGCCGGCGGTCGGCAAGCCGGTGTTGTTGGGCATCACCAAGGCGGCGCTGACAACGGACAGTTTCATTTCGGCGGCTTCGTTCCAGGAAACCACGCGCGTATTGACCGAGGCGGCGATCAACGGCCGCGAAGACATGCTGATGGGCCTGAAGGAGAACGTGATCGTCGGGCGGCTGATTCCGGCCGGCACCGGTTTCGCCGAATACCGGGATACCTTCGTGATCAGCCCAAAAGACGAACCGCTGGCACTGGAGAAGGAGGCGGTCGGCATTGGGCACGACGGAGCCACAGGGGAAAGCGGTTCGGGAGAGTAA